In a genomic window of bacterium:
- a CDS encoding Trm112 family protein, translated as MDKELLDILACPVCKGDITYDEVNQKLICNACGRKYPIRDGIPVMLEEEAE; from the coding sequence ATGGATAAAGAATTATTAGATATTTTAGCCTGCCCCGTATGTAAAGGTGATATTACTTATGATGAGGTAAATCAGAAGTTAATCTGTAATGCCTGTGGACGCAAATACCCAATACGAGATGGAATTCCAGTGATGTTAGAGGAAGAGGCAGAATAG
- a CDS encoding ABC transporter permease, which translates to MKRLYKNKTTLIGLIIITVFIILAICAPIIAPYSPYEINLEQRLKSPDCQHLCGTDNLGRDIFSRILYGARISLTVGTIATFLAMFIGFVFGGIGGYVGGKIDKLIIALTDIMLAFPGLLLAIGVSVAVGPGLITLYIALATVGWAEFARLIRGIILSLKEQDYIEAARVIGASDVRIILRHILPNIFPIIIVVATLRIGGYILSEASLSFLGLGAQPPTPSWGSIVSIGSNFILTAPWFSIFPGLAIATVVIGFNLSGDGLRDILDPKLKGKI; encoded by the coding sequence ATGAAAAGATTATATAAAAACAAGACAACTTTAATAGGACTAATTATAATCACTGTTTTCATTATTCTTGCTATTTGTGCACCGATAATTGCTCCGTATTCCCCTTATGAAATTAACCTGGAACAAAGGCTGAAATCTCCAGATTGTCAACATCTTTGTGGCACAGATAATCTTGGACGAGATATATTCTCGCGGATTTTATATGGTGCCCGAATTTCATTAACCGTGGGCACGATAGCGACTTTTTTAGCCATGTTTATTGGTTTTGTCTTTGGAGGTATCGGAGGTTATGTCGGTGGTAAGATAGATAAATTGATTATTGCCTTAACAGACATTATGTTAGCCTTTCCTGGGTTACTTCTGGCAATTGGAGTTTCGGTCGCAGTTGGACCAGGTTTAATTACTCTTTATATTGCTTTAGCTACCGTTGGTTGGGCAGAATTTGCCAGATTAATCAGAGGAATAATTTTATCTCTTAAAGAACAGGATTATATCGAGGCGGCAAGAGTCATTGGCGCCTCTGATGTCCGGATAATTTTAAGACATATCCTGCCAAATATCTTTCCGATAATTATCGTTGTCGCTACTTTAAGGATTGGTGGATATATTTTAAGTGAGGCATCTTTAAGTTTTCTTGGTTTAGGTGCACAACCACCGACTCCAAGTTGGGGTTCAATCGTCAGCATTGGAAGTAATTTTATCCTTACCGCACCCTGGTTTTCCATTTTCCCTGGACTGGCTATTGCAACAGTAGTGATTGGTTTCAATCTATCAGGAGACGGACTAAGAGACATTCTTGACCCAAAATTAAAGGGAAAAATTTGA